CTATCTACGCGACAACCTAGCGGGTGACACTGAACTACTTCGTCAGCGAGGACTTCACTTCGCGATCGTCGACGAGGTCGACTCAATCTTGATCGATGAAGCCAGAACCCCGCTTATCATCTCAGCCCCGTCACCTCGCACTCCTGAGAACTACCAGACGTTTGCACGTATCGCTAAGCGCTTAGTTCCTGATGACTATATCTTGGATGAGAAGAGGAAGCAGGTTGCCCTAAGTGACGTCGGTGTCGAGAAGGTTCAGAAGATTCTCGGTGTCGAGAACCTCTTTGCTCCTGAAAACGTTCACTTGGTCTACCATATGGACCAGTCTCTACGCGCCCAGACACTCTTTAAGCTCGACAAAGACTACGTTGTTGACTCATCTGGCGAGGTCATCATTGTTGATGAATTCACCGGGCGTTTACTGCATGGCCGGCGCTACAACGAAGGACTGCACCAGGCTATTGAGGCTAAAGAGAACGTCGAGATTAAGCAGGAGTCAATGACTCTTGCGACCATCAGCTTCCAGAACTACTTCAGGATGTACGGTAAGCTGGCCGGCATGACTGGAACGGCTATGACTGAAGCCGAGGAGTTTCAGCAGATCTATGACGTTGAAGTGGTCGCTATCCCGCCGAACCGGCCTGTTGTCCGCGATGATCGATCCGATAAGATGTTCAGAAGTGAACAAGGTAAGTTCAAGGCTCTTATCGAAGAAGTCGGGCGGCTACATAAAGAAGGGCGTCCGGTCCTTCTTGGTACCGTCTCTATCGAAAAAAACGAACTACTCAGCAGTCTTCTTACTAAGGCAGGTATCAAACATGAGGTTCTTAATGCCAAGAACAATGAGCATGAAGCGCTGATTGTTGCTAAAGCCGGCCAAAAAGGGGCCGTCACCCTCGCCACCAACATTGCAGGACGTGGTACGGATATCATTCTAGGGAAGGGTGTTAAAGAACTCGGTGGCCTCGTTGTTATCGGCTCTGAGCGACACGAATCCCGCCGCATCGATAACCAGTTACGCGGTCGTTGTGGACGTCAGGGTGATCCAGGTATGACCCAGTTCTACGTCTCGGCCGAAGACGACCTTCTGCGAATCTTCCAGGGTGATCGAATTGCCTCGCTAATGGGACGGCTTAAAATTGCCGAAGATATGCCGATTCAGAACAGAGCATTCTCAAGAACGCTTGAAGCTGCCCAGAAGAAAGTCGAAGGCTTCAACTTTGATACTCGAAAACACGTCGTTCAGTACGACAACGTCATCAACCGTCATCGCAAGGCAATCTACAGTACTCGACAGGAGATTCTCAAGAGCGAGGACATCAGCCCGCTCGTTAAAGACCTTATTGAGGAAGAAGTGCGCTCGCGAACAACTATCAGCCCGAAGCAGAACCGGCAATTTGCCGAAGAGTTTGAGGCGGTCATCCCGCTTGATAAGAGGGTAATCAAGAAAATCGCCGATGCCTCACCGGAAAAGGCACGTATAGAGTTGGCGATTAGGTCCGCAAATAACCTCTACAATGAGCGCGAGAAAGACTTCACATCTGAGCGTATTCACAGGGTTGAGCGTGAAGTTTACATGACCGTTCTCGACCAGCTTTGGATGCGTCACCTTGAGAACATGGAGCACCTCCGAGAAGGCATTGGCCTTCGTGGCTATGGTCAGAGAGATCCACTTGTTGAATACCGAACTGAGGCACAGCGCCTCTACGAGGCACTTCAGGGTGTCCTTCGTATGGAGGTCATTCGAGCGGTCTATCACATTCAAAAGAGCGAGGTTATCAAGGCCGAAGAGGAAGCCTTCGAAACCGAGCTGACAAAGGCGGCGGCCGGTGCTATAGACGTCGGTGTTAATGAAGTTGGTCAACCCACGCAGCATGCTGATTTCGAAAATCCAAACACTGTCATTTCTCAACAGAAGAAGACCATTCGCAAGAAACGAAAGATTCAGCGTCAAAACCGCAAGAAGAACACGAGAAAGCACTAAAGAAACAATGAAGCATTCAGTCGAAGAAGTCGTCCTGACAAATGGAATGCGTGGTTTGTTAGTGGATGTTCCCGATGCAACAGTTATGAGCTTTCGCTTTCACCTGAGGGCAGGCGATTACTTCGCACCGATTGACCAATACGAGTCGGCTCACATCATGGAACATATGGTGCTTGGGGCTAACGAACGCTTTCGGACCTCTCGCAAATTTAATGCAGAGTTCCAAAAGAATGGTGCATACAACAATGCGATGACCGGCTACGTCTCGATGTATTATGTGGCCGAATGCGCCGACTTCGAGTGGGAGCGCATTCTTGAGCTGCTAGTTCTATCTATTAGTAAACCCTATTTTACTCAGGAAGAGTTCAAAGCAGAATATGGCAACGTACATGAAGAACTGACTGGTTTTCTAAACAACCACAACAGAGTTCTTTTCAGTGAACTGAACAAAGCCTTCGACCCGACTGGCAGACTGAAGACTGATGCAGATCGTCTTGAGTTGATGAAGAATGTCGATACGGCCGCTGTTAAGACACACTACAAGAAGACTCATCGCAGCGACAACTTCCGATTTGTTATTGCTGGCAACATGAAGGGCCGTCGAAAACAGATCGAGCGACTGTTAGAGAGTGCAGACCTTGAGAGAGGGGAGCGTTTTGCTTTCCCAGGCGATACCATCAGAT
This region of Candidatus Saccharimonadales bacterium genomic DNA includes:
- a CDS encoding insulinase family protein, which gives rise to MKHSVEEVVLTNGMRGLLVDVPDATVMSFRFHLRAGDYFAPIDQYESAHIMEHMVLGANERFRTSRKFNAEFQKNGAYNNAMTGYVSMYYVAECADFEWERILELLVLSISKPYFTQEEFKAEYGNVHEELTGFLNNHNRVLFSELNKAFDPTGRLKTDADRLELMKNVDTAAVKTHYKKTHRSDNFRFVIAGNMKGRRKQIERLLESADLERGERFAFPGDTIRSLDSALYVERKEVKNLSFDLSTFKMERISEEEQYALHLVDTMLTATLHSLILGEARERGLAYYVWSTFDMGSNNTSWDFGAEVSKKNIEQLFDIMTFQLRKILDGDIDKDDIEMAKQYRLGAFQMGAQTVGSFVRSYGSRYFYDETITDYDNIPDHIKAVTKTQMVKVVQEMFEDDVWGLGVLGSCGTEYAEKLREKLQILWR
- a CDS encoding preprotein translocase subunit SecA → YLRDNLAGDTELLRQRGLHFAIVDEVDSILIDEARTPLIISAPSPRTPENYQTFARIAKRLVPDDYILDEKRKQVALSDVGVEKVQKILGVENLFAPENVHLVYHMDQSLRAQTLFKLDKDYVVDSSGEVIIVDEFTGRLLHGRRYNEGLHQAIEAKENVEIKQESMTLATISFQNYFRMYGKLAGMTGTAMTEAEEFQQIYDVEVVAIPPNRPVVRDDRSDKMFRSEQGKFKALIEEVGRLHKEGRPVLLGTVSIEKNELLSSLLTKAGIKHEVLNAKNNEHEALIVAKAGQKGAVTLATNIAGRGTDIILGKGVKELGGLVVIGSERHESRRIDNQLRGRCGRQGDPGMTQFYVSAEDDLLRIFQGDRIASLMGRLKIAEDMPIQNRAFSRTLEAAQKKVEGFNFDTRKHVVQYDNVINRHRKAIYSTRQEILKSEDISPLVKDLIEEEVRSRTTISPKQNRQFAEEFEAVIPLDKRVIKKIADASPEKARIELAIRSANNLYNEREKDFTSERIHRVEREVYMTVLDQLWMRHLENMEHLREGIGLRGYGQRDPLVEYRTEAQRLYEALQGVLRMEVIRAVYHIQKSEVIKAEEEAFETELTKAAAGAIDVGVNEVGQPTQHADFENPNTVISQQKKTIRKKRKIQRQNRKKNTRKH